A part of Carettochelys insculpta isolate YL-2023 chromosome 1, ASM3395843v1, whole genome shotgun sequence genomic DNA contains:
- the GPM6B gene encoding neuronal membrane glycoprotein M6-b isoform X2, producing the protein MGCFECCIKCLGGVPYASLVATILCFSGVALFCGCGHVALTGTVSILEQHFSTNTSDHALLSEVIQLMQYVIYGIASFFFLYGIILLAEGFYTTSAVKELHGEFKTTACGRCISGMFVFLTYALGVAWLGVFGFSAVPVFMFYNIWSTCEVIKSLQTNMTASGDQICVDVRQYGIIPWNAVPGKACGPILENICNTNEFYMSYHLFIVACAGAGATVIALIHFLMILSSNWAYLKDASKMQAYQDIKAKEEQELQDIQSRSKEQLNSYT; encoded by the exons GTTGCTTTGAATGTTGCATTAAGTGCCTGGGAGGAGTTCCATATGCTTCACTTGTGGCAACCATTCTCTGCTTTTCCGGGGTAGCATTGTTTTGTGGCTGTGGTCATGTGGCTCTCACTGGAACCGTATCTATCCTTGAACAACACTTCTCCACAAACACCAGTGATCATGCTTTGCTGAGTGAAGT AATACAGCTAATGCAATACGTAATCTATGGCAttgcatcattttttttcttatatggAATAATCCTCTTGGCAGAAGGCTTTTATACCACAAGTGCTGTGAAGGAGCTGCATGGTGAGTTCAAAACAACAGCCTGTGGCCGATGCATCAGTGGAATG TTTGTTTTCCTCACATATGCGCTTGGAGTGGCCTGGCTTGGAGTTTTTGGCTTCTCTGCTGTGCCTGTCTTTATGTTCTATAACATATGGTCAACTTGTGAAGTCATCAAATCACTCCAGACAAATATGACAGCTTCAGGGGACCAGATCTGTGTGGATGTCAGGCAATACG GTATCATCCCATGGAATGCTGTACCTGGCAAGGCTTGCGGTCCAATTTTAGAGAACATCTGCAACACAAATGAG TTCTACATGTCCTATCACCTGTTCATTGtggcctgtgctggagctggtgccACTGTCATAGCACTG ATCCACTTCCTCATGATACTGTCTTCTAACTGGGCCTACTTAAAGGATGCAAGCAAAATGCAAGCTTACCAAGATATCAAAGCTAAAGAAGAGCAGGAACTTCAAGATATTCAATCTCGGTCAAAAGAGCAACTCAATTCTTACACATAA
- the GPM6B gene encoding neuronal membrane glycoprotein M6-b isoform X1 — protein MKPAMETAAEENTEQSQEKKGCFECCIKCLGGVPYASLVATILCFSGVALFCGCGHVALTGTVSILEQHFSTNTSDHALLSEVIQLMQYVIYGIASFFFLYGIILLAEGFYTTSAVKELHGEFKTTACGRCISGMFVFLTYALGVAWLGVFGFSAVPVFMFYNIWSTCEVIKSLQTNMTASGDQICVDVRQYGIIPWNAVPGKACGPILENICNTNEFYMSYHLFIVACAGAGATVIALIHFLMILSSNWAYLKDASKMQAYQDIKAKEEQELQDIQSRSKEQLNSYT, from the exons GTTGCTTTGAATGTTGCATTAAGTGCCTGGGAGGAGTTCCATATGCTTCACTTGTGGCAACCATTCTCTGCTTTTCCGGGGTAGCATTGTTTTGTGGCTGTGGTCATGTGGCTCTCACTGGAACCGTATCTATCCTTGAACAACACTTCTCCACAAACACCAGTGATCATGCTTTGCTGAGTGAAGT AATACAGCTAATGCAATACGTAATCTATGGCAttgcatcattttttttcttatatggAATAATCCTCTTGGCAGAAGGCTTTTATACCACAAGTGCTGTGAAGGAGCTGCATGGTGAGTTCAAAACAACAGCCTGTGGCCGATGCATCAGTGGAATG TTTGTTTTCCTCACATATGCGCTTGGAGTGGCCTGGCTTGGAGTTTTTGGCTTCTCTGCTGTGCCTGTCTTTATGTTCTATAACATATGGTCAACTTGTGAAGTCATCAAATCACTCCAGACAAATATGACAGCTTCAGGGGACCAGATCTGTGTGGATGTCAGGCAATACG GTATCATCCCATGGAATGCTGTACCTGGCAAGGCTTGCGGTCCAATTTTAGAGAACATCTGCAACACAAATGAG TTCTACATGTCCTATCACCTGTTCATTGtggcctgtgctggagctggtgccACTGTCATAGCACTG ATCCACTTCCTCATGATACTGTCTTCTAACTGGGCCTACTTAAAGGATGCAAGCAAAATGCAAGCTTACCAAGATATCAAAGCTAAAGAAGAGCAGGAACTTCAAGATATTCAATCTCGGTCAAAAGAGCAACTCAATTCTTACACATAA
- the GPM6B gene encoding neuronal membrane glycoprotein M6-b isoform X3, protein MKPAMETAAEENTEQSQEKKGCFECCIKCLGGVPYASLVATILCFSGVALFCGCGHVALTGTVSILEQHFSTNTSDHALLSEVIQLMQYVIYGIASFFFLYGIILLAEGFYTTSAVKELHGEFKTTACGRCISGMFVFLTYALGVAWLGVFGFSAVPVFMFYNIWSTCEVIKSLQTNMTASGDQICVDVRQYGIIPWNAVPGKACGPILENICNTNEFYMSYHLFIVACAGAGATVIALLIYMMATTYNYAVLKFKSREDCCTKF, encoded by the exons GTTGCTTTGAATGTTGCATTAAGTGCCTGGGAGGAGTTCCATATGCTTCACTTGTGGCAACCATTCTCTGCTTTTCCGGGGTAGCATTGTTTTGTGGCTGTGGTCATGTGGCTCTCACTGGAACCGTATCTATCCTTGAACAACACTTCTCCACAAACACCAGTGATCATGCTTTGCTGAGTGAAGT AATACAGCTAATGCAATACGTAATCTATGGCAttgcatcattttttttcttatatggAATAATCCTCTTGGCAGAAGGCTTTTATACCACAAGTGCTGTGAAGGAGCTGCATGGTGAGTTCAAAACAACAGCCTGTGGCCGATGCATCAGTGGAATG TTTGTTTTCCTCACATATGCGCTTGGAGTGGCCTGGCTTGGAGTTTTTGGCTTCTCTGCTGTGCCTGTCTTTATGTTCTATAACATATGGTCAACTTGTGAAGTCATCAAATCACTCCAGACAAATATGACAGCTTCAGGGGACCAGATCTGTGTGGATGTCAGGCAATACG GTATCATCCCATGGAATGCTGTACCTGGCAAGGCTTGCGGTCCAATTTTAGAGAACATCTGCAACACAAATGAG TTCTACATGTCCTATCACCTGTTCATTGtggcctgtgctggagctggtgccACTGTCATAGCACTG CTGATCTACATGATGGCTACCACATATAACTATGCTGTTTTGAAGTTTAAGAGTCGGGAAGATTGCTGCACTAAATTCTAA